The genomic region CAGGGCCGGTCATGTAGATGTTGCCGTCCTCGCCCCACTCCATCTCCAGGTCGCCGCCGGTCAAGTGGTTCAGGATGCGCTTCTCGGTGAGCCCGTTCAGGACGCAGGCGGCGGTGACGGCGCTGGAGCCGGTGCCGCAGGCAAGCGTTTCGCCGGCGCCGCGCTCCCAGGTGCGCTGTCGCACCTCGGTGCGGGATACGATCTGGACGAATTCCACGTTGGTGCGGCGCGGGAACAGCTCGTGATTCTCGATCAGGGGGCCGTACTTCTCCACCTGGAACGCGTCAACGTCGTCCACGAAGATGACACAGTGCGGGTTCCCCATCGAGGCGCAGGTGATGTTGAAGGTGGAGTGGAGTACGTTGAGCGGCACGTTGACCACCCGCTCGTCCGGCTCTCCCAGCATGGGGATCTCCTTCCTGGTCAGCCTCGGCGGCCCCATGTTCACCCGCACCTTTTCGACCTTGCCGTCGGCTCCGGTGAAAAGCTGCAGTGTCAGGATTCCGGCGCCGGTTTCCGCCGTGATCTCCTTTTTCGCAACGATCCCGTGGTCGTAGGCGTATTTCGCCACGCAGCGGATACCGTTGCCGCACATCTCGCTTTCGGAGCCGTCCGAATTGAACATCCGCATCCTTACGTCGGCCACCTCGCTCGGCATGATCAGGATCAGCCCGTCGGACCCGATGCCGAAGTTGCGGTTGGAGACTTTTATCGCCACGGCGGCAGGGTCGTGCACCACCTCTTCAAAACAGTTGACATACACGTAGTCGTTGCCTGCACCCTGCATCTTTGTGAATTTCATAAGGAATGACCCCCGGAAAAAGTATTGTTCTCTAATAGCAAAATCGGCAGAGTCCAACAAGAAAAAACCGGAGTCGCTTGACCCGCGGTGCATCTTTTAAGTAAGATCGTGGAAAATTTGACACGGAGGCTTCATGGAGCTGAAAAACAGGATCTGGATGAACGGGAATCTCGAATGGTACGCCTACATCGGCGACGCCGAGGTGTTCCTCGGTAGCCGCGAGGTTCCCATACCGCTGGAGGAAGGGGACAAGTGGACCAACGCCTACGGCGACGTTTTCGAGGTGGTCGACTCGGCCATCGTCCACATGGAAAGGGTCGAACCGCCCCAGAGATACTGGTAACCAAGCCACTTTGCCCAGGTAGACAATTACAGGGCCCTCCCTGTTTATATTCTTGACATGGAAAATGTGGTACTGTATCTTCAGTTAGCCTTTAAAACAGGGGAGATACTATCATGAGATTATCCACCAAGAGCCGCTACGGACTGCGGGCTCTTTTCGACATCGCCTACAACGCCGGGAGCCAGCCGGCGCAGATCCAGGACATATCGCGCCGGCAGGACATCTCGCCGCGCTACCTGGAGCAGATCTTCCAGGGGCTTAAGAAGCACGGGATTTTGAAGAGCAAGCGCGGACCTCAGGGGGGCTACTGCCTCGCCAAGAGCCCGGAGGAGATCACGGTGCGCGCCGTCGTCGAGGCGACCGAAGGGGATACCCTCATCGTCGACTGTTCCGGCCGCAAGAAGGGTGAGTGCAGCTTCGACGGCAGTTGCGTCACCCAGACCGTCTGGGAAGAGTCCAACAACAGGCTGAACGAGTTCTTCGAGTCCATTACCCTGAAGACCTTGTGCGACCGCGGCGAGTCGCTCGGCATCAAGCGGGAGCAGGACCACCGCTTCATGTACTTCATCTAGGGGCGGGGTGGAAAGGGGGGTGGCGC from Citrifermentans bremense harbors:
- the dapF gene encoding diaminopimelate epimerase, whose protein sequence is MKFTKMQGAGNDYVYVNCFEEVVHDPAAVAIKVSNRNFGIGSDGLILIMPSEVADVRMRMFNSDGSESEMCGNGIRCVAKYAYDHGIVAKKEITAETGAGILTLQLFTGADGKVEKVRVNMGPPRLTRKEIPMLGEPDERVVNVPLNVLHSTFNITCASMGNPHCVIFVDDVDAFQVEKYGPLIENHELFPRRTNVEFVQIVSRTEVRQRTWERGAGETLACGTGSSAVTAACVLNGLTEKRILNHLTGGDLEMEWGEDGNIYMTGPAVEVFTGEIDV
- a CDS encoding RrF2 family transcriptional regulator; amino-acid sequence: MRLSTKSRYGLRALFDIAYNAGSQPAQIQDISRRQDISPRYLEQIFQGLKKHGILKSKRGPQGGYCLAKSPEEITVRAVVEATEGDTLIVDCSGRKKGECSFDGSCVTQTVWEESNNRLNEFFESITLKTLCDRGESLGIKREQDHRFMYFI